The genomic interval ttctcattttaaaaGAATGGCCATGGCTCCTATATGCAATCTTTGAACAAAcctctattaaaaaaaaaatatcaatagatTCTTCTATTACTgaagatatattttgattataaaaccCTCACTAAGATCTTGGGTTAATTGCAGCTAGCTAGCATTAATATATATGGAGAGTGCAGACTCATCGACGGGCGGCTCACCTCAGCCGAACCTGCCCCCGGGGTTCCGGTTCCATCCCACAGATGAAGAGCTGGTGGTTCACTacctcaagaagaaagcaagcTCAGCTCCTCTCCCAGTTTCAATTATTGCGGAAGTTGATTTGTACAAGTTTGATCCATGGGAGCTTCCAGGTAATTAACCTATTTATATGCTGTTACTAATTagtagtaataaataaaataatcatgggtttcaattaatattatattcagCTAAGGCAACATTTGGAGAGCAAGAATGGTACTTCTTTAGCCCTAGGGACAGGAAGTATCCGAACGGGGCGAGGCCAAACAGAGCAGCAACTTCAGGATATTGGAAGGCTACCGGAACAGATAAGCCAGTGATGAGTTCAGGGAGTAATCAAAAAGTTGGTGTGAAAAAAGCACTTGTATTCTATGGAGGCAAGCCTCCTAAAGGTATCAAGACCAATTGGATCATGCATGAATATCGCCTTACCGATAACAAAGTCAGTAACAAGCCCCCTGGTTGTGATTTGGGCAACAAAAAGAACTCCCTGAGggtaaatttttattcctaTTACAtgtatgtttaatattatggaAAATTGGTTAAAGGGTTTTTTGATTTCTGTTATGGTAGCTTGATGACTGGGTGCTATGTCGAatatacaaaaaaaacaacttgcaTAGGCCATTAATGGATCATGATAAAGATGATTCGATGGATGATATGCTTGGAGTACACATACCGCCTTCGCTGATGATTAGTAGCCAGCAACAGAATACAAATTTGAAGCTGCATATGCCGACAAGGGGAGcaaatttaaatagttttggAGCTTTGTTAGTTAATGaaccaaatttttttgaagGGTTAACGAGTCATGATGGTATtaacaacaacagcagcaacaacaacaatggaTCCATTtcatctcatcatcatcatcagtttGCTGCCTCAAGCTCATCAAAACTACAGGTTCAAGCAATGGATTCTCTTAAGAGAACACTGCCATCTAGTAGTTGGACTGATCATGAGGATGTGCCAAGTGGCGGCGCATTGGTGAACAAGAGATTTCATGgggaaaataatgttaatgaTGATCAAAGCATCGAGGGGAGAACTGACCATCATGGAAATGGTTCATCATCAATTGCCACTCTGCTTAGCCAGCTTCCACAGACGCCGCCACCTCCTTCAATACACCAACAAGCAATATTGGGGTCTCTTGGAGATGGGATTTTTCGGCAGCCTTATCATCAACTTCCGGGAATGAATTGGTACTCTTAGTTGGTCAATTTCTAGAAGTTGATAtcttatatatacataatttttttttcatgagtaaacaaaaaatcaaaaaaaaaaaaaagaaaaagaaaaagaaaaaaaatatatatacatgttgATTCATACATTAAAGGCAATTAGCTTGTTTGGATATGGAGCGTATTGAGATTTTGGTTGATATAAGCGAAGATAAACTATTAGGGACTCATTAGATTAATCATTGCCTCAAGTTCCAATAAGTGTAACAAGATAGAGCCGGTTTTAAATGAGGTCatgtataatatataaaaattttagataatcaagttatatatatttgcaaTTTGCTTATGTAGAGATATGTAAACATGTATAATCATGATATATAAGAGAGGTATATGGTCTTATTTGGCATTAGGATACCAGTCTAAAGACATTTTATAGCAATTAAATCTCCGCTGTAGAGaagtacttttttattattgatactgtaacacatttttaagaataaatgtTGCTAATATATAGTTTGCTTTTCACGTCTGTTAATTTGAGCAGCTATTTGAAGTTTCTGTTTTAGTATTTGTAGATCACCTggacttattttttattagccCTTTATATGATGGtgagaattaaaagattttattgcttttaaaTTCGATATATAAACCTGAAATGAGGCAGTGATATTTACGaatcaaacacaaaaaacaacaaagcaaaaaaaaaattattttgcatgTTTCGAAAGTGAAATGATTAAACTGGAAGGAAATGAttggaaatttttgaattcatCATCTTTTACTTGGACTAAATGTATCTTGATGATTTTAAGGTTGAatgttgttttcaatttgatgGTTATCTTTCAATAACATGATATA from Citrus sinensis cultivar Valencia sweet orange chromosome 9, DVS_A1.0, whole genome shotgun sequence carries:
- the LOC102611907 gene encoding NAC transcription factor 56, translated to MESADSSTGGSPQPNLPPGFRFHPTDEELVVHYLKKKASSAPLPVSIIAEVDLYKFDPWELPAKATFGEQEWYFFSPRDRKYPNGARPNRAATSGYWKATGTDKPVMSSGSNQKVGVKKALVFYGGKPPKGIKTNWIMHEYRLTDNKVSNKPPGCDLGNKKNSLRLDDWVLCRIYKKNNLHRPLMDHDKDDSMDDMLGVHIPPSLMISSQQQNTNLKLHMPTRGANLNSFGALLVNEPNFFEGLTSHDGINNNSSNNNNGSISSHHHHQFAASSSSKLQVQAMDSLKRTLPSSSWTDHEDVPSGGALVNKRFHGENNVNDDQSIEGRTDHHGNGSSSIATLLSQLPQTPPPPSIHQQAILGSLGDGIFRQPYHQLPGMNWYS